CCGTCACCACCCAGATCAACCAGGCCCTGAAGCCCGCCCTTCTGCAACGACTGCGCGCCGTGCAGGAGAACTTCGTCTGCGCGCTGCTGCGCTGACCGAGGGCAGGGGCTGACGCACACGCCCTAGCGTTCGGTCACCTTGCCGTCGGCGACCTCGAGGCGGCGGGTGACGTGGACCGCGTCGAGCATGCGCCGGTCGTGGGTGACCAGGAGCAGTGTGCCCTCGTAGGCGTCCAGGGCGGATTCCAGTTGCTCGATGGCCGGCAGGTCGAGGTGGTTCGTGGGCTCGTCCAGGACCAGGAGGTTGACGCCCTTGCCCTGGAGGAGGGCGAGGGCGGCGCGGGTGCGTTCGCCCGGGGAGAGGGTGGCTGCCGAGCGCAGGACGTGGTCCGCCTTCAGACCGAACTTGGCCAGGAGGGTGCGGACTTCCGCCGGTTCCGTGTCCGGGACCGCGGCGCAGAAGGCGTCCAGCAGGGACTCCTCGCCGTGGAAGAGCTTGCGGGCCTGGTCGACCTCGCCGATCAGGACGCCCGAGCCGAGCGTCGCCTGTCCCGCGGTCAGGGGGACGCGGCCCAGCAGGGCGCCCAGCAGCGTCGATTTGCCCGCGCCGTTGGCGCCGGTGACCGCCACCCGGTCGGCCCAGTCGATCTGCAGGGACACCGGGCCGAGGGTGAAGTCGCCGCGTCGTACCTCGGCGTCCCGCAGGGTCGCGACCACGGCGCCCGAGCGCGGGGCCGAGGCGATCTCCATGCGCAGATCCCACTCCTTGCGTGGCTCCTCGACGACGTCCAGGCGCTCGATCATGCGCTGGGTCTGGCGGGCCTTGGCGGCCTGCTTCTCGCTGGCCTCGCTGCGGAACTTGCGGCCGATCTTGTCGTTGTCGTTGCTCGCCTTGCGGCGGGCGTTCTTGACGCCCTTGTCCATCCAGGAGCGCTGCATCTGTGCCCGGTCCTGCAGGGCGGCGCGCTTGTCGGCGTACTCGTCATAGTCGTCGCGGGCATGCCGACGGGCCACCTCGCGCTCCTCCAGATAGGCCTCGTAGCCGCCGCCGTAGAGGTTGATCTGCCGCTGGGCGAGGTCGAGTTCGAGGACCTTGGTGACCGTGCGGGTGAGGAACTCGCGGTCGTGGCTGACGACCACCGTCCCGGCGCGCAGGCCGCCGACGAAGCGTTCCAGGCGCTCCAGGCCGTCGAGGTCGAGGTCGTTCGTCGGCTCGTCGAGGAGGAAGACGTCGTAGCGCGACAGCAGCAGCGAGGCCAGTCCGGCGCGCGCCGCCTGGCCGCCCGACAGGGACGTCATGGGCTGGTCCAGGTCCACGGCCAGGCCCAGCGAGTCGGCGACCTCCTCGGCCCGCTCGTCGAGGTCGGCGCCGCCCAGTCCCAGCCATCGCTCCAGGCTCGTCGCGTACGCGTCGTCGGCGCCGGGCGCTTCGTCGACCAGGGCCTGCGTGGCCTCGTCCATCGCCCGCTGGGCCTCGGCGACCCCGGTACGCCGGGCCAGGAACTCCCGTACGGTCTCGCCCGGCCGTCGCTCCGGTTCCTGCGGGAGGTGACCGACGGTCGCGGTCGGCGGGGACAGCCGCAGCTCACCCTCCTCCGGCGCCATCAGCCCGGCGAGCAGGCGCAGCAGCGTGGACTTGCCCGCGCCGTTGGCCCCGACCAGGCCG
Above is a window of Streptomyces sp. DT2A-34 DNA encoding:
- a CDS encoding ABC-F family ATP-binding cassette domain-containing protein; amino-acid sequence: MTATLVAKNLAAGHGDRALFSGLDLVVAPGDVIGLVGANGAGKSTLLRLLAGLMAPEEGELRLSPPTATVGHLPQEPERRPGETVREFLARRTGVAEAQRAMDEATQALVDEAPGADDAYATSLERWLGLGGADLDERAEEVADSLGLAVDLDQPMTSLSGGQAARAGLASLLLSRYDVFLLDEPTNDLDLDGLERLERFVGGLRAGTVVVSHDREFLTRTVTKVLELDLAQRQINLYGGGYEAYLEEREVARRHARDDYDEYADKRAALQDRAQMQRSWMDKGVKNARRKASNDNDKIGRKFRSEASEKQAAKARQTQRMIERLDVVEEPRKEWDLRMEIASAPRSGAVVATLRDAEVRRGDFTLGPVSLQIDWADRVAVTGANGAGKSTLLGALLGRVPLTAGQATLGSGVLIGEVDQARKLFHGEESLLDAFCAAVPDTEPAEVRTLLAKFGLKADHVLRSAATLSPGERTRAALALLQGKGVNLLVLDEPTNHLDLPAIEQLESALDAYEGTLLLVTHDRRMLDAVHVTRRLEVADGKVTER